A stretch of the Photobacterium sp. CCB-ST2H9 genome encodes the following:
- a CDS encoding lipopolysaccharide biosynthesis protein encodes MSKIKRKTVTSLKWSAIERLATQIVQLIVMLILASTLGPEAFGLVGMLAVFISISQVFVDSGMSSALIRKQDVSEKDFATAFYFNIAISIVSYAVLITVSPVIANFYRQPELEMLSIMLGSVVVINSFAIVQRAKLSIKMDFKTQAKASLLAVSLSSLTSLSMAYMDMGVWALVAQNLIYAFANVLFLNVFNPWWPGCKFSKSSFKDLFGFGSKLLAAGLIDSFYQNIYQIVIGRQFSAYSVGQFTQANQLVKTPASTITMVIQRVTYPMLSGIQNDKQRLESAYLLTIRLAATVIFPLLFGLSSVSTPMLPLLLGQEWIPAATFVSILCFGFVLYPIHAINLNYLQVKGRSDIYLKLEVIKKIIITVTLIISIQYGITAVCIGIALQSHLGLFINTYYNGRVSGLGIRNQLKILVPIWLISLVSCIIAKLFGGLIFEDGWGVVITTVIFSTLIYISSIRFFQPDLYRYIYSAILTKKEYQTR; translated from the coding sequence ATGTCGAAAATTAAGAGAAAAACTGTCACAAGCTTAAAATGGAGTGCAATTGAAAGGTTAGCAACACAAATAGTACAACTAATTGTAATGTTAATACTAGCTAGTACTCTTGGGCCTGAAGCGTTTGGTTTAGTTGGGATGTTGGCAGTTTTCATATCGATCAGCCAAGTGTTCGTTGATAGCGGAATGAGTTCTGCTTTAATTCGCAAGCAAGATGTAAGTGAAAAAGATTTTGCAACTGCCTTTTATTTTAATATTGCTATTTCAATTGTATCTTATGCAGTCTTGATTACTGTATCACCTGTTATAGCTAATTTTTATCGTCAACCTGAGTTAGAAATGCTATCTATAATGTTAGGTAGTGTCGTTGTTATAAATTCATTTGCTATAGTTCAACGTGCAAAGCTTTCGATCAAAATGGATTTTAAAACACAGGCGAAAGCATCTTTACTTGCGGTTAGTCTTAGTAGTTTAACATCTTTATCAATGGCATACATGGATATGGGGGTCTGGGCTTTAGTTGCACAGAACTTAATATATGCATTTGCTAATGTATTGTTTCTTAATGTGTTTAACCCTTGGTGGCCTGGATGTAAATTTTCTAAGTCATCATTTAAAGATTTGTTCGGTTTTGGTTCAAAGTTACTGGCTGCAGGATTAATTGATAGCTTTTATCAAAACATTTATCAAATTGTCATTGGTAGACAATTTTCAGCTTACAGCGTTGGTCAGTTTACTCAGGCAAATCAATTGGTTAAAACGCCAGCGTCAACTATAACTATGGTAATTCAACGTGTAACATATCCCATGCTTAGCGGAATTCAAAATGATAAACAACGCCTTGAATCAGCTTATTTATTAACTATTCGCTTAGCCGCAACTGTGATTTTTCCTTTATTGTTTGGTTTATCTTCTGTGTCTACTCCAATGTTGCCCCTATTATTAGGACAGGAGTGGATACCAGCAGCAACATTTGTATCTATTTTATGTTTTGGCTTTGTTCTATATCCAATTCATGCTATCAACTTAAATTATCTTCAAGTAAAAGGCCGATCTGATATTTATTTAAAGTTGGAGGTTATTAAAAAAATAATTATAACCGTCACTCTAATTATTAGTATTCAGTATGGCATAACTGCTGTTTGTATCGGGATTGCGCTTCAGTCTCATTTGGGTCTTTTTATTAATACTTATTATAATGGAAGAGTTAGTGGCTTAGGAATAAGAAATCAGCTGAAGATATTGGTTCCTATATGGTTGATAAGCTTAGTAAGTTGCATAATAGCTAAGTTGTTCGGAGGTCTTATATTTGAAGACGGATGGGGTGTTGTTATAACAACAGTTATATTTTCAACTTTAATCTATATATCAAGCATTAGATTTTTCCAGCCAGACCTTTATAGGTACATTTACTCAGCAATATTAACTAAAAAAGAATATCAAACACGATGA
- the rfbA gene encoding glucose-1-phosphate thymidylyltransferase RfbA, protein MKGIVLAGGSGTRLYPITRGVSKQLLPVYDKPMIYYPLSVLMLAGIRDVLIITTPEDQDSFKRLLGDGNQFGIHLEYASQPSPDGLAQAFIIGENFIGDDSVCLVLGDNIFWGQSFTPKLKNAVHNAEKGSGATVFGYQVKDPERFGVVEFNEEKKAISIEEKPNKPKSHYAVTGLYFYDNDVIQLAKKVKPSERGELEITTLNEMYLKQGKLNVEMLGRGYAWLDTGTHESLLEAAQFVETIEKRQGFKIACLEEIAFYQGWLSRKQVEKIAEIMQKNGYGQYLSKLLKV, encoded by the coding sequence ATGAAAGGAATTGTTCTGGCTGGCGGCTCAGGTACCCGTCTGTATCCAATCACTCGTGGCGTATCGAAGCAACTGCTACCTGTTTATGATAAGCCGATGATTTATTACCCACTGTCAGTACTAATGTTAGCTGGGATTCGAGATGTATTGATTATTACAACACCTGAAGATCAAGATAGTTTTAAACGGCTTTTAGGAGATGGCAATCAGTTTGGTATTCATTTGGAATATGCTAGCCAGCCATCTCCAGATGGCTTGGCTCAAGCATTTATTATCGGGGAAAATTTTATAGGTGATGACTCTGTTTGCCTGGTTCTCGGAGATAATATTTTTTGGGGACAGAGTTTTACGCCGAAATTAAAGAATGCAGTCCATAATGCTGAGAAAGGTAGTGGAGCTACAGTATTTGGGTATCAAGTAAAAGACCCTGAAAGATTTGGAGTTGTTGAGTTCAATGAAGAAAAGAAAGCAATTTCAATTGAAGAAAAACCGAATAAACCTAAAAGTCACTATGCAGTTACTGGGCTTTATTTTTATGATAATGATGTAATTCAATTGGCGAAAAAGGTAAAACCATCCGAACGAGGTGAGCTTGAAATTACAACATTAAATGAGATGTACTTAAAGCAAGGTAAATTAAATGTTGAAATGCTTGGGCGTGGATATGCTTGGCTTGATACAGGGACCCATGAAAGTTTGTTGGAAGCAGCTCAGTTTGTTGAAACTATAGAAAAACGCCAGGGGTTTAAAATTGCTTGTCTTGAAGAAATTGCATTTTATCAAGGTTGGTTAAGTAGAAAACAAGTTGAAAAAATCGCTGAAATTATGCAAAAAAATGGCTATGGACAATATTTATCAAAGCTATTAAAAGTATAA
- a CDS encoding DegT/DnrJ/EryC1/StrS aminotransferase family protein — protein sequence MKKITVTSPLLPPLEELTPYLEDIWSRKWLTNSGYYHQQLEYELCKYLDVPYISLFSNGTLALITALQALELKGEVITTPYSFVATSHAIKWNNLKPVFIDIDPNTFNIDTNKIEEAITANTCAILPVHVYGNPCDHDAIQAIADKHNLKVIYDAAHAFGVRKNGQSILNMGDLSILSFHATKTYSTIEGGAIVCDSLEMKEKLDHLKNFGFESEAEISTCGMNSKLNEVQAAFGLASLKYISDAIKKREKVAEHYYERLKNISGITAFEVESHIDFNYSYFPILIDESTFGVSRDRLFEELKENNVLARRYFFPLITDFSAYKDYNKGKFVHSEKISKSVICLPIHHEITHNQVKEIVRIIQECRK from the coding sequence ATGAAAAAAATAACAGTGACTTCCCCGCTTTTACCTCCATTAGAAGAGTTAACACCATACCTGGAGGATATCTGGTCGAGGAAATGGTTAACCAATAGTGGGTATTATCATCAGCAGTTGGAATATGAACTATGTAAATACCTTGATGTTCCATACATTAGTTTGTTTTCGAATGGAACATTGGCTTTAATAACTGCGTTACAAGCTTTGGAGCTAAAGGGTGAAGTTATAACCACACCATATAGTTTTGTTGCAACAAGTCATGCCATAAAATGGAATAATTTGAAGCCTGTCTTCATTGACATTGATCCTAATACTTTCAATATTGATACAAATAAAATAGAAGAAGCTATTACAGCTAACACCTGTGCTATTTTACCAGTTCATGTTTATGGTAATCCGTGTGATCATGACGCTATTCAAGCTATAGCAGATAAGCATAACTTAAAAGTAATTTATGATGCAGCGCATGCGTTTGGCGTCAGGAAAAATGGCCAATCAATTTTAAATATGGGTGACTTATCAATACTTAGTTTTCATGCTACTAAAACTTACTCTACGATTGAAGGTGGTGCTATTGTTTGTGATAGCTTAGAAATGAAAGAAAAACTGGATCACCTTAAAAACTTTGGGTTTGAGTCAGAGGCTGAAATTTCAACATGTGGGATGAATAGCAAACTAAATGAAGTCCAAGCTGCCTTTGGTCTAGCAAGTTTAAAATACATTAGTGATGCGATAAAAAAAAGGGAAAAAGTTGCAGAACACTATTATGAAAGGTTGAAAAATATTTCTGGAATTACTGCTTTTGAAGTGGAATCTCATATAGATTTTAATTATTCATATTTCCCTATATTGATAGATGAGTCAACATTTGGTGTCAGTCGAGATAGATTATTTGAAGAGTTAAAAGAAAATAATGTTCTAGCTCGAAGATATTTTTTCCCTTTAATTACTGATTTTTCAGCTTACAAAGATTATAACAAAGGTAAGTTTGTCCATTCTGAAAAAATATCTAAATCTGTTATATGTTTGCCAATACATCATGAGATTACACATAATCAAGTTAAAGAGATTGTTAGGATTATTCAAGAATGCCGAAAGTAA
- the rfbB gene encoding dTDP-glucose 4,6-dehydratase — protein sequence MKILVTGGSGFIGSAVVRHIIQNTTDSVINLDKLTYAGNLESLKDVSDSERYCFEQVDICDKTALESVFEEHQPDAVMHLAAESHVDRSIDGPAAFIETNIIGTYNLLEVARTYWNKLEDNSRKTAFRFHHISTDEVYGDLEDTTALFTETTSYKPSSPYSASKASSDHLVRAWLRTYGLPSIITNCSNNYGPYHFPEKLIPLMILNALDGKTLPIYGDGMQVRDWLFVEDHARALYTVVTQGKVGETYNIGGHNEKANIEVVKTLCTLLEELVPEKPAGVVSYESLITYVADRPGHDVRYAIDASKIERELGWRPKETFETGLRKTVEWYLNNKIWWHRILDGSYCMERLGVTV from the coding sequence GTGAAAATACTTGTAACAGGTGGTTCCGGTTTTATTGGGTCAGCCGTTGTTCGTCATATTATTCAAAATACTACAGACAGTGTTATCAATCTGGATAAATTGACTTATGCTGGTAATCTGGAATCTTTAAAGGACGTTTCAGATAGCGAGCGTTATTGTTTTGAGCAAGTCGATATTTGTGATAAAACTGCTCTAGAAAGTGTGTTTGAAGAACATCAACCGGATGCCGTGATGCACCTTGCGGCAGAAAGTCACGTGGATCGCTCGATAGACGGTCCTGCAGCATTCATTGAAACAAATATTATTGGCACCTATAACTTACTTGAAGTTGCTCGTACTTATTGGAATAAATTGGAAGATAATAGTCGTAAAACGGCATTCCGTTTCCATCATATCTCGACAGATGAGGTTTACGGTGATTTAGAAGATACAACGGCTCTATTCACTGAAACGACATCTTATAAGCCAAGCAGCCCTTATTCCGCATCTAAAGCTTCTAGTGATCACTTGGTTCGTGCCTGGTTGCGCACTTATGGTTTGCCGAGCATTATCACCAATTGCTCAAATAATTACGGACCGTATCACTTCCCTGAAAAGCTAATTCCACTAATGATTTTGAATGCTTTAGATGGTAAGACTTTACCAATTTATGGTGATGGAATGCAGGTTCGCGACTGGCTATTTGTCGAAGATCATGCGCGTGCATTGTACACAGTGGTGACTCAAGGGAAAGTCGGAGAAACCTACAATATTGGCGGCCACAATGAGAAAGCAAATATTGAAGTAGTGAAAACACTGTGTACTTTATTAGAAGAACTTGTCCCTGAAAAACCAGCCGGTGTTGTGTCTTATGAATCGCTAATCACCTATGTGGCTGACCGTCCTGGACATGATGTGCGTTATGCTATTGATGCGAGCAAAATAGAACGTGAGTTGGGCTGGAGGCCAAAAGAAACTTTCGAGACGGGTTTACGGAAAACCGTTGAGTGGTATTTGAATAATAAAATTTGGTGGCATCGTATATTGGATGGTTCGTACTGCATGGAACGTCTGGGAGTGACCGTATAA
- a CDS encoding CatB-related O-acetyltransferase: MPKVINSTQGENCQNYPGSILKNSQLGLNCIIGDFSRIYESSLTDYVRVDRNNFILNSRIGCYSYTGQFTVLMHSEIGKFCSISWGVTIGAGEHDYTKITTHDFLYNTSYDLNDETISYDRFSKKLVVGNDVWIGANSTVCRGVSIGDGAVIGANSVVTKDVPPYAIVAGCPAKIIKYRFTKDVIDKLLDLKWWDFPYQIIKENFKFISESDIESVIEKLQVEKNK, translated from the coding sequence ATGCCGAAAGTAATAAACTCAACACAAGGGGAAAATTGCCAAAATTACCCAGGCTCAATTCTCAAAAATAGTCAATTAGGTTTAAATTGTATTATTGGAGATTTTAGCAGAATTTACGAGTCATCACTTACAGACTACGTTCGAGTTGATAGAAACAATTTCATTTTAAACTCTAGAATTGGTTGTTATTCTTATACGGGACAATTCACTGTATTAATGCATTCAGAAATAGGTAAATTTTGCTCAATATCGTGGGGAGTCACAATTGGCGCGGGTGAACATGATTATACAAAAATTACTACGCATGATTTTTTATACAATACCTCCTATGACTTGAACGACGAAACTATATCATATGATAGATTCTCCAAAAAACTTGTAGTTGGGAATGACGTTTGGATTGGTGCTAACTCTACAGTCTGTAGAGGTGTTTCTATCGGTGATGGAGCTGTAATAGGAGCAAACTCAGTCGTAACTAAAGATGTCCCACCATATGCTATAGTTGCTGGATGTCCTGCGAAAATCATCAAATATAGATTCACAAAAGATGTTATTGACAAGTTGTTAGATTTAAAGTGGTGGGATTTTCCTTATCAAATCATAAAAGAAAATTTTAAGTTTATTTCAGAATCTGATATCGAATCAGTAATTGAAAAACTTCAAGTGGAGAAAAACAAGTGA